TTTCCTGTAATCTATGAAGGAATGCTATCGCGGCACGGTCAACAATTTGAAAGTATAGATCAAGGCAAACACAAGGTCATCTTTAAACTAAGTTGGACGCAGAATTATTTGTCTGTGGTATCTAAAAGGCCCGTATTCTGATGGTGTATAGCCAACGGATTGGCAACTCCATGAATTACTGCTCCTTATATCACCAACTTTGTTTACCCATCTGATATTTATACTGCATGAATTGAAATACTGGTAATACAAATCATTCTGCAGGACACTGCACGAGATTAAGTGCTAAACAGTACATGGAAATGGAATATGCTCACCATCCTTTCAAGACGCTCAACGTCCGTTGCTGGACTCTCGGGAAACTTCCAGGAATCTTCTAAGCTCTCGCACCGTCAAAATATCATTCAACGCCCTTCGAAAGTGTTTGATAACTTAGCAAAGCACGCACTGACAGTTCCTTGTTTGAAACTCTCTGCTTGAAAAGTTTCTTGCCAAATGGCACAAAAGCCTAAACCAGattactataaacaaacagGCCCTCTTCGAAAGTTGTGACGTTTATGACGTCCCCAAGAACCAACCGAAGCATAACTTTATTGTAGGCTTGTATTGTGTTAAAGGTGTTCAACTCAATTTATCATTTCTGACGGATTTCACTCAAAGCttacatttttacatttttacattgaaaTAGATATTGCTGGGGCCTAATAATACTGGAATGCACTTTTTTTAATCCAAGAGATGGCACCAGGAAGAGTGATCAGTTTCTTGCTGGATCGTCACTAAAGCAGAGACGCTCTTATTCTGACGTGTCATACACCAATGTTGAGTTACTGAAAATGTAAACACGTTTTGATGAGCATTCTTACTCAGGTAAGGGAGCAATGCTCACTCTTTTACTCCTCTCGAGATCAGTTGTTCGATCTCGATTTTCGATATTGGGTCATCAATTGCAAGCTTTAACTGTGTGGCCACGTAGCTAGTCAAGAAAGCCGTCTTCTTAACGGTATTAGTAAATAGGTCTTATGGAGTGGAAGCACAACAACATACAGAGGGAGCCTTAACAAGAAAGAATTCAAAGAAGGACGTCGAACAATGGCTAACATAAATCATATTGACAAAATTATATCGAAAATAAAGTATATTACGCAGCTGTTTTTCTAATTATAAGGCGTTTGTTTTCAATTTAATAAAAAACGGAAGTTATTTTTATGCCCTTTAGTTATATTTAAGGTAATATTTGCAAGTTGCTGCGGTTTTCGTCTTCTCGAGTACTTTTCAACCCTGAGGTGAACGTGAATAAAACTGGTGCCAAGTTTACTACTCGTAAAATAAGAAATCCTTGCTCGCCAACTCGATGTAACTGGCATAAAAACAGCGGACCTGTTTACTtgacttttcatttttttcgaCTAAGTATTCCAAGAAGTCAGACAACAGTTTGGGAAAATATCTCAAAGTGTTTTGGACTCATACTTTCTCCAATAAAGCGCCCTCGTTCTTGTTGAAGTTTCGCGTGCTTAGCTGCATCGGATATATAGTGAAATTTCTTCTCAACCAATTCTCAGGAGGCTTCTGAATGCCTGCACGACTCTTAAGAACAATAAATCCAAGTTAAGTCTCTTTTTTCGTCTTATAAGACATAAAAAACAACCCACACCATAAAGGTTATTCTGAACCAAACACCTTTTGCTAATCTGCAGGATTTTACAGATACGTTTTCTCTAGCAATTTACATATATCCGTTGTAACAGGAATCCATGTCGCCCTGGgaaaatgtcattgtcatgtGCTACTTTTTCGGTGAGGGAATCAGGTGTATTGCTACGATCACTGATGAAAAGAATACTGTCAATAGCTTCGGACTCATCTTCCCGGTTTATCCATACGTGCTTCATCTTTACCAAGAGTAAACAGCCGAAATCTAAGGTCTAAAAGACTGGTCACCAGCTACGCAAAGACGGATTAATGCAGTTACATATATCACAAATGGATATCAATAAAACCAGTCCATTCCTTTGAAAATTGATGCACGTCTGGTTCCTTTTAGGTATATCACGTGACTATCATTTGGATGAATTCTGAAATGAAACGACAAGTGAATgctttaaaatacatgtacatgtatatggtcaTACATCTATGATACAATGCTGATAAGTAAAGTTTAACTCCCTTTTCCCGCTCAAGAATACCGTACGGTTACACTGTATGCTGGTCAATAAAGGACTTTAAATTAGATCAGCTTTGTTTGTAAGGTTCCCACTTTCTTTTACAGTAAAACACTTCAGCTTTCTACTGAAGAAGACATGAATAGATATTACAAGTTGGCTCTGCGTCTCCCTTTAGGACTCTTAGAATATCTGGTGCCAAATCTTATGCCAGAAATCGGCTCACGTCATCGGATATGATGAATACCTTTATAATCAATGGCCCCGTCGCCATTCTTATCAAACTCCCTGACAAACTCCTCTGCCTCCTCTATGGTCAGTTGCTCGTCGCCTGTCTCGGTCAGGTAGTGTATCAGCTCATCAGGGGTGATCTTCCCATCCTTATTCCTGTCTAGCTTGGTAAACGCATCCTCCAACTCCTTCTGAGGGTTGAAAGATTTGTTGAAATGTGGCTGCATCATTTGTAAGAACTCCTCGAAATCAATGTAACCATTTTCTGAAATGTAAAACTTGCCAATCATGCATATCATAGCGGCAAACAGAAATTTCCGTTTGAATATTTGCAAGAACCATAAATGCCATCTGCTATCCTGTTGTTGAACTAAGTGGTTGCTAAGATTGGTCGAGTTGGTTGTGAGATAGGGGTTTTCGAAAGCAGAATTTGTCATCGTCAGCATCGCACGGCGTTATTTGGGGAAGACTCCGACCAATTTCGCCTTGAAAGCCGTGACATTGAGGCGACGTACCGTCTTTATCGACCGCATTCAGCATGGTCTTGGCCTCAGCCTCTGTTGGGTTGTCACCCATCGCCTGCAAGGTCTTCCTAAGCTCTGAGCTGGAGATCCTCCCGTTACCATCCTTGTCATACACACTGAACGCTTTCTTTAAAGCTGCAAGGAAAGGATATCTTATCTTATAAGCTTATTCTTGACTATTCGCACCTGTAATTTTAAGGTAACTTAACTTTCAGAACTGATGCATATACTCCATTTAGGGCATCGCCTGATAACCAATTTGTTACGTAGAATAACCGATTTGAAGAAGTCGTTCACCGTTATCAGACGCAGTACAGTATTGGTATTACTATCTTTAGGGTCGTCATGGAAGTTTATAGATGGCAATAATGAATGGCTTTCGCGATGCACAACATTACAGAGGCTGCTGCTACCTTGACACTTGCGAGCTTTTTGCCATATCGTTTCGTGCCAGCAAGTCCTGGCAGGAACATAGGCTTCCTGTCGCAGGAAGAGCTCATGGAAATTCACGAACTTTTTTGAACTGTTCTGCTCGTTGCGTGACCCGAGGTGGCATCTTGGCTTGATTCGCCGATAGAGTCTTTCCCTAGTTAAGGGACATTGCATTAAATACTTGCCTTCGAGGCGTTCAGGTGATATCATATCCTTAACTGATTCTGTTGTCGTCTTGGAAAGGGAAGGAAAATGTGATACATTTGTACTTAATGGGTCtaaacacattcaaatcatccAGTAGGCGGTTTTTACTGTTTGGTAGTTTAATGGTTTGCATTACCAAGCCATTGTCGTAGCGTAAATCTATATGGTGTTTTAACAGCTTAAGAAAGCTCAATCAAGATGCTGAAAAGGATCTCTGAGAGTATAGCCGTTACAAAAACAGCACTGAGGCTACAGGCAACTTATCTAGATTCAGAAAGTAATAATCACAACATAAAACGAAACTCACCATTTTGCTGGTCTCTGAGCAACTACCACTGGCAAACCGAAAACCTTCACCTGCTTTTACTAGAAGTCCTTATGTTAACTAGGCCCTTTTACCAACCAAGCACTAAAATGAAAGCACTTGTCAGTAAACATACAAACTGAAGGCTTTGTGTGCAACGTTTGTAAACACAGCAGGACTGTCAGAGATAAACAACGTGGGACGTTCCCTTGGCCCTCTTAGCTTGGCAGGGGTTTTAGGTATAAACATTTACTTATACAAAACTGATCCCTGTCCAAATAAGTCTGGTAAATGTTTGCAACGGTTACTGTTTCATTGTTCTATTTGACGACACCATTTTGTTTTGCCTTCTGCGAGCATTTTTTATTACGAGCGAATCAGTATTAACTGGTAGGGCCAGGTGGTTCAGGGGACATGTCTTCGTTGTGGTGGTTGTGGTGCAGGGTGGTGGCTGCAGCCAGAGACTTCGCCATCTGTTGTGTGTAATCCCGTCTCAAACAACAGAATAACTATAAAAGCAGAGGTATTGCGAAAATGAACTGTTATCTTATATAAgtataccagtacatgtacatagataaTCACTGATGCTATAACTAAACGCGTACGGAAATATATTTTAAAGTAGAATTTGAgtaatttacaaaatatacacaatTCGCCTACATGTAATTCTAGCCCGATACCTGTAGTTTGACGTCACGCTAGTAGTCATGTAGAACAGGATGGTGCAGAGAGTCTATCGTATAATCTAGTAGTAGAGCTACGGGACAACGGCGTCACTATTTCACCATTTGAAAGTTGTTAAACGGTTAAATAGGAAAGTATTTATCGTTACCATTTGTTGTATGCACAATATCGAAGGAATTATTTAGTTCCTCCATCGTAGGCTGCCCAAATACTCGATGCCGCGGTTGTATAGGAAGAAACAGTCCATTTAAGCTTTGTCACCAAAGATTGGCAAACAACATCGGCATGCATGCAAGTCCCGTCGCACAAAGTTCTCGACGGTTTCACAATCGCGACGGCCCGTCCATATTGACGCATATTTGAGATTAAAAAACGCTAACGAATTGCCTCTACGTCCCAGCGCACGTTCACAGCCCCCAGATAACGTAAGCCTCCAATCCGCAACAAAACAAGGTGGTTACAAAGCCGTGTCACTTGCGTTCTTACAATACAACGCACGAGATTTCTTCATTATTCGGAAGCAGTGCTGCGTGAAAATATGTATATTAAGCACTGCGTGTATTGTCTCAATCGTACTCGTAAATCTACCCTGAAGCACAACCAATAGGTAAGCGTGGGTCGCAGTGAGCCTCTGGTGGAAGGTCAGAAGCAAAAACTGACCACCCTGGAGTTGCCGAACTCTCGCTTATCATCGAAAATCGTATTAATGTCTAATGGCCGGAAATCTTTTCTGGTAGGAATACGTTAAACCGCGGAGTTAACCACAGACCTCGACGCAAGTCGTAGTGAGGACAATCATACTTGTGAACCCTTCCTCAGTTTAGATCTCATCACGTGATTTGAGGATCATGCGACGTCAGTGCAAATTGTTCCTCCTGCAATGTTGGTGAAGACTGACTAGCTCGCGTAAAGACCTCAGATCCCGCAGCGCATGCGCAAGTCGTTCTGAACTCAGTGTTTTCATCACCGACAACATGACCATCTGAGCCAGTGACCCAGATACTGCTTTCATCGATGTAATCCTCTCTGAAAGTCACGTGTCTTCCGGCATCTCTTGCACATGCGCTGGTTGAAGGTCATGCTCTGTCGTCCGGGTAAATATCTAACGTCTGACTGAAAGCATCATTAGAATGACCCTCGTCGAAACTCGTACGGAGTGCTGTGGTTTCACTGTCGTCTTTCTTCGGTTTGACTGCAATGAAAAATTGTGACGGCCATGCTTCAGCAACTTTTCAAGAATTTTGATCCCCCAGCTCCAGACACTGGGTTGCTGCAAGTGTTTTAAATGCGACCAAAAACATCAAACTCATAAAAAGTTACAAATATATGTTTCTTCCGATTGCAAATCTTCACGATCGCTAAGCTTCCGATGTACCACATTAAAAAAGCAATCAATGCATACTCACATACAATAACCAATATGAGCAGGAGCACAAACACGATGACGatgcagccaatcagaatccagACAACTGGGTCAGAGTAGTTCCCAGAATCCTCTTCTGGTCTCAAGATATCTTCCTCGCAGTTGCCATGGCGGAGGTACTTGCTGAAAGAAGCAAACTGAAATAATGGCACTGCGATTCAAATTTCGGTTGTaacaaaatgtattattttcttATTAACGATCTACCAGGGTGACCGAGCAAAAGAATTCGGTGGTCTGTCAGTGCGCATACATACTGTGCTGTATTAAAAAGAAAACTGTTGACAATATACCCCTTTTTTGTTCCCAGCATGTCACCGACACAAAATAACTTAATCTGTTCGTTGACAAGCAAAATGATGTGCTGAAACTTGCAAGAAATGCAGACGCTATTCTTCTTGGCGTTAACGTATCTTGTCGTTTTGGAGATATAGCCAGAGATGGTCTTATCAATGCTTGAGGTAAACTGGCGGTGTCTTCTGACCTATCAACCAGCAACATTGCTGGAGGACACACGTTCAAcattcatcatatcatcatatcgTTAAACTAGATAGATAATCAAGTTACACTGCCAGCCCCATTTAACTAAATCTAGTTCTCAAGAGGTGATCAGCGAGGCCAATATGGTAGGAATTAAGCCATCATTTTCACCAATCCCTGTGGGGAAAGGTTCCACGGAATTCAATAAGCTGGGAGAAGTAAATGTAGTTCGGGACGCCCCGGGAATATTCGGTGACAGTGAATAGAAATTAGGTAAAGGGGAGTTGAGGATATTGCTAGTTAGGTTGAGATCGAAACGTGCACGAAAAAAGAAGTCGCCTCTGGGGGACGGTAAAATGATAACATATATAAAACGCCCAAGTTCTGATTGCAACGAGTTTCAAATACCATTTTAGAGGTGCTTCAGTATTGTGCATTTCAATTTGAAGTGCAGTAAGAGTCACGATTCATCTTGACATTTCAGCGCTGAGGGTCACCTGAGGCGGAGATTCTGTGACAAAGCTttttgaagatacatgtacaccagaTGGCACTCAAACCATTCTTTCAACATGTTTTAAGAAACTGGCGCTAATAGTCGCAACAAAATGTAACCATCGAAAACTTAGGTGCTTTTGTTTAAGATGGGAAGGAGAGCATTAAAATGTTGACGGGGACAGGCTGAGCTATGGATATATGACTGATGCTAAAAATATATAGTACGAATATGGTTTAGCCATAGAGATATACCAAAAGGTAACATTATTGATATCTCAACTTACCATTTGGCGTGATACTTTATACAGTTTTTTTCTAGGGCCCAGGGCTAACATTTCCAGGGTCATAGCTACACCGACAAGAGACCATGTTCCCTTGGTTACACTGTTTTGGAACGCAGCATTTTTGCTCCCGTGCAAGTAATAAGCACCAGTAACATCTTCTTAGAAAAAGCACCACGTCGTTATTGCAAGAACATGTATCTTTCGAGTATAATAACGATCCTCCGGCTGGTGCAGAAAAAAGAAATCTTGAAAACGTGACCCAATCTCATAAAGGTACCTACTGATAATGTTCCAGGATTGCGATGATAGCCTGGCCGTATTTTCCTTGTTGGACGTATTTGTCAGCAGCTGCCGTGGCATTAGCGATGCAGATCTGAGGCGGAATAATACGGACGATGGCCCACCAGCCAAGCGAGGTGTAGATCTGAAAGGAAAGAGGTAATTCATTAACACTAAGTGCATTCCGTTTGGACTGAGGAATACGCCAACTCAATGATGCAGATCTGAAATAGAGGAAATGCTAAAAAATGCATGCCAATTGGACTGATGAATGGACTTGTTGCTTACCGACTCGATGGTGTCTGAAACGGAGGGGTATATAACTGAAAGTGCATGCCAATTGAACAGAACAACGTGTCACTGATGGGCCTTGTGCAGCTCTCAGAAGCGGTGTAAGTCCATCATTGGCAGGTTAGATGGCTGTTGGAAATTGTGCAGTTCACGTAATGATAGTTCAATTGAACTCCATGCCAGTCTTTAAGAGAGGAATTGGTTTCTCTGTATCATAGGCTGTTAGACACGGATAAAGGCTCAGGGAAGGTTAATGGCGCCCGACTTCCTTGCGGTCGCTAAGGTACGCCTCGAGTACGCCAGTTCGGGGGTGAGTCTCAGTGCTCGAACCCGCCCTACACATAGCATGGGTGTTTGGACGTTGTCCAGCTTCAGATGCTGTTCTAGGTCCGCTCAGAGTTTTACACAAAGATGAACACCTGTCTATACAGTTGTTTCCTTTATACACTTTTCAAGCAACATCCCTGATCGAGAACACGTTCTTATAAACCAAAGTCATCTACTTCGGGGTCATCTCCCACTCACTGTTGCAATATGAATATCGTTGCGTGAGAAGCGTATAATACAACCATCATAAGTTGTCGACTGACATGGTTAATAATGTTGCGACGATCATCACACCATTGGACAAATCACTTTGGCAAGCTGTGATGGAGTTTTTTCCAGTATTCGTCAACAGACTCGACGCAATGGGAGGAATAACAGCACAGCTATCACTTCCGTCCTGAGGCAATAATGCTGCGCAGTTTTTGATGACATCGCCGGCGTTTACCGGATATTGTTTTGTTGAGATATAAAGATGTCATTGTTGGAACTCGCGGGCCATGATGGTGAATCGGAAGCTAGATGTGAAAAATGGGAACTAGAGATGTTTATGTCAAAAGTGGAACGACACATTTGGGGGAATAATGTTCAGGCTCTGGCAGCTGTGTGATTAACGCTTACCCCTGATAGCATTAGATGATAAAAATTATGAATACAGTCGAGTTTATTAGACAGTAGTCGTAAAAAGTGATATAAACTATGGTTTATAGCGTCACCAGCGCATCGTAAGAATGGGAATTGGAAAAGAAATGGAATAGACGATACTGATTATGATCATAATAGACTGAAAGCGACTATATCCGATATGGAGAGAGGATTACTTTCTTATGCTTTTTGACTTACCATTTTATCGTCTGTCACCAGCACAACAACTCCATCATTATCACAATAGCCAAACTTCCACTTCTTGGCGCGGAGGTAGTCGCCGAAATATTGGATAGCTATGGACTTCTCCTTTGTGGTCTTAGGAATCCTGCAAAATGCACAGATGGATGAGATTGATTACGGACAGACAAACACTTTCGTTGGCCGCGGCATCTATTGACAGTTATGATGCTCACTCGACGAGAGCATGAGGGGAGCCTCGAGCAAGAGCACCTCGAAATAACCACTCTAGCGATCACCCTGAAGCTGGAAATGTGATGTTTAACCACTGTGTTTGACTAGCTGTAGTAGAATGAACACGTCAACATGCACGTAAACCGATGCACAACTACCCAATTAGTTTGAAAATCTTCAATTGTGGTATTTATTTTTCAGCCAGGGTAGAAGGAAAAAGCAACACGCAAATGGCATAAGGCCAGCATCTGATATACATAAAAGGAGTCACATTTCATCGGTatgcagatacatgtagcttgtagCCACTAGTTCACGGTTGAAGTACGATATTGGTACGAAGCGGCGACTGGCAGTGATGGGTTGCTATTATATATCCCTGTGCATCTGATGGCATTATTGACCATGTGGGCGAACATTTTAGACTTTGTTGTCGTTGAATAAAGACGACAAGAACATGCTAACGGTTGTTGAGATTTTTTGTCGAACCACGTTAACAATTTTGTGTACGCTTTCAACAAACATGTGTTGGTGTCTACGCAATACTTGAGTTCTTGAAACGCATTAATAGATTGCTTATTCATTCTAATCATTTCAATGTTGGGATATCTTTTTTGAATTATCATTTCATGACTCTCAGCAAGCTTTGGAACGCATTGGGACATGTGGACTGAGGCCAGAGAATGATGGGTAGGCGGCTGTATCTCGAGACCGAATACACGCACTTCTTTTCACAGCCCACGCacttttgaatgttttatgatgtcTCGAGGTTTCATTGGTGTAAGATGTGATGCCCAGTCCTCTTTCGCCAGCGTTTATTTCCCATGGCTCTGCGATTATGGTCTATCAAGAAGCTCTTAGACTTTTTCACTAATAAATATAATATAAATATGTCAGAAATAACACTTCACGTCACAGACAAAGCCGGATGATACATTTCCCTGTATGGTAATTGGCCTTGTAAATGACAAAGTAAGAAAATATGCCGGATGACATGTCTAGACGCTTTGAACAAGCTCCCAAGGGACATTAATAAGAAAGAGGTAAAGGCTATAGTTAAAACCCCTTCAGGTTATAGCAGTGATGTAAACAAGactagaaatacatgtatatatgaacgAAGCTGTCTGAAGGGTATTTgacaaaccttcatgaaaagaagaagaataacGTTGCTGTGACATGCATCACTGCATTCAAAAAGACAGTTCAATGTAACCATGCAGGTCTACTTTCAGAACGCGCTTCTTCAAGATGGCCGGATGCCATTTTTGAAGGAAGAAAGGAAAAGACAAAAATTCTTCACTATTTGTTCATGAAGTTGTTTGGAGGTAATAATGACCCactttttcaagatggccggaTGCCATTGTTTCAGGAAGAAAGGAAAGATAAAGCactctcattttctgtaaccaCGAGTTACACCGTTAATATGATGTTAGACTTTACGCCGCTGGCATTTAATCACAGAAATATCGAAATACATACGCCACCCGTGTTCGGTGGAATGATTTTAATCTGTTGAAATGATGAAGCGCTGGTCCGCGAAAAGGCAATGCCTTGCACTGAAGTCAATAATGATTTCAACGTTTTCATTACAACTTGCCCAAAGCAACTCCGGTATTTTCAATGCACGGCCTATACGGTGTAATCACTGGCAAATAATCATTATTCTCCAATATATCAAAGACCT
Above is a window of Lineus longissimus chromosome 3, tnLinLong1.2, whole genome shotgun sequence DNA encoding:
- the LOC135485336 gene encoding calmodulin-like, which encodes MTTTESVKDMISPERLEALKKAFSVYDKDGNGRISSSELRKTLQAMGDNPTEAEAKTMLNAVDKDENGYIDFEEFLQMMQPHFNKSFNPQKELEDAFTKLDRNKDGKITPDELIHYLTETGDEQLTIEEAEEFVREFDKNGDGAIDYKEFIQMIVT
- the LOC135485332 gene encoding uncharacterized protein LOC135485332 gives rise to the protein MESVVTTTFFTRLFLVSVIIVMFYPNVGTSQNDDQLTTGSTIFYNVNKNGTEIQEIWNASEEYATAFPSFVSSATTVGQIERSWSVERFPNPLIQPHECGMKKRQFVCDPDHVLNDLEVARIMNITLGIRFNIDYCACKAGCPKGMKGYAFSVAVVKQIKYKNRIPKTTKEKSIAIQYFGDYLRAKKWKFGYCDNDGVVVLVTDDKMIYTSLGWWAIVRIIPPQICIANATAAADKYVQQGKYGQAIIAILEHYHKYLRHGNCEEDILRPEEDSGNYSDPVVWILIGCIVIVFVLLLILVIVFKPKKDDSETTALRTSFDEGHSNDAFSQTLDIYPDDRA